The window AGCACGACAAAATATCAGCACTCTAAAAGCTAAAAAACAAAAAGAAAATGAAGAGTATGCAAGACAACAAAAGATATATCGACAACAAAAGGATAAAGAGGACAATGAGAAGCTTGTCTTTAGAATAGTTATTGTTGGAATAGTTGTGATATTGCTATATGCCTCAGGGATATTTACTACCAAAGAAGAAGCTTCGCCGGCAGTGGAAGAAGCACCAGCAGTAGACGCTGCTGCTGTATCAGAAGATGCTCCAGCAGCTGAATCAGAGACGCCAACAAACTTACAAGAGTATTGGCATGATGTTTCTGAATATGAGTGTACCAATGGTGGGGGAGAGATGATAGATGGTGTATGTATGGCAAATTGGGACAAGGCTGGTCAAATTTGCTCTTCACTTGGTGGTAGACTTCCAACTATCGATGAACTGAGAAATGTAGTTACAGAGTGTGGTGGAGTAGTAGGTGACCATGAAAACAACAAAAATAATCAAGCTTATCAATCTTGTTATAAAAATAAAGGATTTAGTAGCTCTGCAAGCTCTTATTTGTCGAGTTCACCGGGTGGTTTATTTTTAGGATCTAGCAATGCTTGGCATATGGATTTCCTCTATGGCAACGACATCGCCCATCATAAGAGTCTTAGCTATTTCGTTCGTTGTGTTCACTCTGGACAATGAGTAGCGTTTAGAAAAACGTACAGCATTTATATTTTTAAGTTCGAAATCGTCATAGATGTTATTTGACACTCCTTGAGGTATTGATAGGGCAATAGCCTGATTTGGATATTTAGGAGATTCTTATACGCAATTCAAAAAATAAACAAAAGGAAAAATCACCATGAAAAAAACCATACTCATACTCTCATTATTATCGGCTTCGTTGTTAGCGCAAAAATGCACGATCAATGCACCGATCGACGTTGAACAACTCCAGAGACTGAATAAACAGGGATGTATTAATGCCCCTATCGTTGAAAAGCGCACTTACCCCGATGCGCTAATGGCGGCTATAAAAGGAGATACTGGTTTGGATGCAGTGAGCTATGCGCTGGATCATCATGCGAAAATTACCGACCGTCATTGGGTTATAGCGGCAGACAGGGGTCAAGTTGAAGTAGTAAAACTATTTCTCAAAAAAAAGAAACTTCCAAAACTAGTACTTGGCAAGTGGACACTGCTCCAGTTGGCAGCACCTAAAGGAAATTATGAGATGATAAAACTCCTCATCGATGCAGGTGCCGATGTCAATGCAACCGTGAATAACGATCCCCCGCTAAATAGATTTGTCTCTGTAAGCGACAATGAAAATACCGAGGAGATCATACGCCTGCTCGTATCATCCGGTGCCGATGTGAATGCAAAAGTTGGCTGTGCTTGGTTCATGAGATATCCCCAAAAAGGTGACACTCAGTGCACTCCACTCACTACTGCCATAATGGAGCAAAAAGTTATCCCCGTAAAAGTACTATTAGAGCTGGGAGCCGATATTAATGCCAAAAACGATGCAGGAGAGACTCCGATGGATTTTTTTAATTTTTTAGAGGAATCTGCTGAGAAAGAGGAGATTAGAGAACTCCTCATGAAAAAGAATTAGGGTGCCAATCGCCTATAATTTCAGCACATAAAAGAACAAAATAAGATTGCATTTCAATCGTAAATCGATATAATCTAACGAAAAAAAGGAAAAATCATGAAAACACTTCTCAAAATATCTCTAGCAGTGATGATAACATCGTCAGCACTACAAGCAGCACCAAAATGGATAAACTCTCCACAAAAAAACTGCACTTTAAATGGCGGTGAGATAAGCACAAATGGAGTATGTAAGGCAAATTGGAAGGATGCAACTGCAATATGTGCATCTCTTGAAGCAAAACTCCCAACTATCGAACAGCTCGTAGATGTAGAAGTAAACTGTGGTGCATCGTTACATGACAATGAAGATAATCAAGCTTACCAATCTTGCTATAAAAAGAAGGGGTTTAGTTCTTGGAGCTATTACTGGTCAAGTTCACCATATGCTGCAGATTCTAATTTAGTTTTGCGGGTTTACTTCAAGGATGGCGATGTCTATGCACATTCTAAGGAGTTAAGTGGTTATTTTCGGTGCGTGCGAAGCGGACAGTAACTTAAAACCAAAAGGAAGAAAAATGAAAAAATCACTCTTATCCCTAATGTGTTTTATCTCAATACTTAACGCACAAAGCATCCTAGACAAATGTGACCTAAACAACAACGGCGTGATCGATTCGGCACAACTCTATGATCTCAAAACAAAAGAGCACTACATCACGGCCGATCTCAAAATCATAGAATTCATCGCCAAAGAGAAAAAATGCGCAACCGAGTATCTCATCACCCACAAAGAAGAGAGCGAAAAAGTTATCAAGTTTTTAGCCATGCTAGACA of the Sulfuricurvum sp. genome contains:
- a CDS encoding ankyrin repeat domain-containing protein, which gives rise to MKKTILILSLLSASLLAQKCTINAPIDVEQLQRLNKQGCINAPIVEKRTYPDALMAAIKGDTGLDAVSYALDHHAKITDRHWVIAADRGQVEVVKLFLKKKKLPKLVLGKWTLLQLAAPKGNYEMIKLLIDAGADVNATVNNDPPLNRFVSVSDNENTEEIIRLLVSSGADVNAKVGCAWFMRYPQKGDTQCTPLTTAIMEQKVIPVKVLLELGADINAKNDAGETPMDFFNFLEESAEKEEIRELLMKKN
- a CDS encoding DUF1566 domain-containing protein — its product is MKTLLKISLAVMITSSALQAAPKWINSPQKNCTLNGGEISTNGVCKANWKDATAICASLEAKLPTIEQLVDVEVNCGASLHDNEDNQAYQSCYKKKGFSSWSYYWSSSPYAADSNLVLRVYFKDGDVYAHSKELSGYFRCVRSGQ